One Argiope bruennichi chromosome 5, qqArgBrue1.1, whole genome shotgun sequence DNA segment encodes these proteins:
- the LOC129969635 gene encoding flotillin-2-like, whose translation MGNVQTVGPNEALIVSGGCCGNTGKKMVVGGWAWAWWMVTDVQRLSLEVMTLSPRCEHVETAQGVPLTVTGVAQCKVMTEREFLATAAEQFLGKEVDHIKSVILQTLEGHLRAILGTLSVEEVYRDRDQFASLVREVAAPDVGRMGIEILSFTIKDVFDRVEYLASLGKARTAAVKRDADVGVAQANRDAGIREAECEKAAMDVKYGANTKIEDSYRLFQLQKSNFDAEVNTKKAEAQLSYELQAAKMKQKIRSEEIEIDVVERKKLIAVEEKEILRKEKELTSMVRLPAEAEAYRVELIAQGKRAQTIDVARAESEKIKLIGLAEAYAIEAVGKAEAEGMRMKAAAYKQYGDAAIMSLVLDALPKIAAEISAPLAKTEDIIMIGGSDQVTSEVTKLVSQIPPSVHALTGVDLTKVLSKVAASK comes from the exons ATGGGGAATGTACAAACAGTGGGGCCAAATGAAGCCCTTATTGTGTCAg GTGGTTGCTGTGGAAATACAGGTAAAAAAATGGTTGTTGGTGGATGGGCTTGGGCATGGTGGATGGTTACTGATGTTCAGAG ATTATCCCTGGAAGTTATGACATTAAGTCCACGTTGTGAACATGTTGAGACTGCACAAGGTGTGCCATTAACAGTAACTGGTGTTGCTCAGTGCAAGGTTATGACTGAAAGAGAATTTCTTGCTACTGCTGCTGAACAGTTTTTAGGCAAAGAAGTAGATCATATAAAATCAGTTATTCTTCAAACTCTTGAAGGACACTTGCGAGCAATTTTAG GTACTTTGTCAGTAGAAGAAGTTTATCGAGATAGAGATCAATTTGCTTCTCTAGTTCGAGAAGTTGCAGCTCCTGATGTGGGACGTATGGGTATAGAAATTCTCAGTTTTACGATCAAAGATGTATTTGATAGAGTTGAATACTTAGCTTCATTGGGAAAAGCACGTACTGCAGCGGTGAAGAGAGATGCAGATGTCGGCGTTGCACAAGCTAATAGGGATGCTGGCATCAGA GAAGCTGAATGTGAAAAGGCTGCAATGGATGTCAAGTATGGTGCAAATACCAAAATAGAAGACTCATATCGTTTGTTTCAACTCCAAAAATCCAACTTTGATGCAGAAGTGAATACAAAG aaagCAGAAGCTCAGTTGTCATATGAATTACAAGCTGCAAAAATGAAGCAAAAGATAAGAAGTGAAGAAATTGAAATAGATGTagtagaaagaaagaaacttattGCTGTTGAGGAGAAAGAAATtctgagaaaagaaaaggaattaactTCTATGGTGCGTCTTCCAGCTGAAGCAGAGGCCTATAGGGTTGAACTTATAGCTCAAGGGAAAAG GGCCCAGACAATTGATGTTGCGCGTGCAGAGTCAGAGAAAATCAAGCTGATTGGTTTAGCTGAAGCTTATGCCATTGAAGCAGTTGGTAAAGCTGAAGCTGAAGGTATGCGAATGAAAGCAGCTGCATATAAACAGTATGGAGATGCTGCTATCATGAGCTTGGTTTTGGATGCCCTTcccaaa ATTGCAGCTGAAATTTCTGCCCCATTGGCCAAAACTGAAGACATAATAATGATTGGTGGATCAGATCAAGTTACATCTGAAGTAACAAAACTTGTTAGTCAAATACCTCCATCTGTCCATGCTTTGACAGGTGTAGATTTAACTAAG GTGCTGTCTAAAGTTGCAGCTTCTAAATAA
- the LOC129968739 gene encoding serine/threonine-protein phosphatase 4 catalytic subunit → MEDCSDLDRQIEQLRRCEIIKESEVKALCAKAREILVEESNVQRVDSPVTVCGDIHGQFYDLKELFKVGGDVPDTNYLFMGDFVDRGFYSVETFLLLLALKVRYPDRITLIRGNHESRQITQVYGFYDECLRKYGSVTVWRYCTEIFDYLSLSAVIDGRIFCVHGGLSPSIQTLDQIRTIDRKQEVPHDGPMCDLLWSDPEDTQGWGVSPRGAGYLFGSDVVAQFNTANDIDMICRAHQLVMEGYKWHFNETVLTVWSAPNYCYRCGNVAAILELDEHLQREFTIFEAAPQETRGIPTKKPQPDYFL, encoded by the exons ATGGAAGATTGTAGCGATTTAGATCGACAGATAGAACAATTGCGGCGTtgtgaaattataaaagagaGTGAGGTTAAAGCTCTGTGTGCTAAAGCACGTGAAATATTAGTTGAAGAAAGTAATGTGCAGAGAGTGGATTCTCCTGTAACT gttTGTGGTGATATCCATGGCCAATTCTATGATCTCAAAGAACTCTTCAAAGTTGGCGGTGATGTTCCAGACACAAATTACCTTTTCATGGGGGATTTTGTTGACCGTGGTTTTTACAGCGTTGAGACATTTCTTCTCCTTTTGGCATTAAAa gtTAGATATCCTGATCGCATTACATTAATCCGTGGTAACCATGAAAGTCGTCAAATTACACAAGTCTATGGATTCTATGATGAATGTTTGAGAAAATATGGTTCTGTAACTGTTTGGAGATACTGCacagaaatttttgattatttaagctTATCAGCAGTTATTGATGGAAGA ATCTTTTGTGTCCATGGTGGTCTTTCTCCATCGATTCAGACGTTGGACCAAATTCGAACAATTGACAGGAAACAAGAAGTTCCTCATGATGGGCCAATGTGTGATTTGTTATGGTCAGATCCTGAAG atacaCAAGGATGGGGTGTAAGTCCAAGAGGGGCTGGATACTTGTTTGGAAGTGATGTTGTAGCCCAATTCAACACTGCTAATGACATTGATATGATTTGCCGAGCCCATCAGCTAGTCATGGAAGGTTATAAATGGCACTTCAATGAAACAGTATTGACTGTTTGGTCTGCTCCCAATTATTGCTACAG GTGTGGCAATGTTGCTGCTATTTTGGAATTGGATGAGCATCTACAGCGAGAATTTACTATCTTTGAAGCTGCCCCTCAG